In the Phycisphaerae bacterium genome, GCGCAACCCCGGACAGCCTCAGGCCTCGCGCCCGCCAGAGCGGAACCGGCACGTCGATCCACAGCGGGTCGATCACCACCACCCGGACCACCGCCTCCAGTTCATCCACCGACTCCCCCGGCTCGGGAAGGATCTTCTCGACAATCCCGTCGCCCAGACTCGCCAACTGCATCTGACCGACCAGAATCTCCGCCTCCTCCCACTTGAGTTTGTCCTGGCCGTGCTCGAACTCAGCCAGCGCCAGCGAAAGCTCCGCGATCGTCAGATCGACCCGGGCGTAGATGACCTCCAGGTCCGAAGCCGCGTTGTCCTTCGCCGCCGCCTCGATCCGCTTGAGATCCTCCTTCTTTCGGATCAGCTCAGCCCGCGCCATCTCCAGCTTGTGCGTACTCTCCGACTGCGCCTTCAGTTGCGCCAGATGGGCACGCTCGGCCCGATCGTCCAACTGGACGAGAACCTGACCGGCCCCGACCGCCTCGCCCGGTTTGACCAGCACCTGAGTTACCCGCCCAGCCCGCACGAACGAGAGGGCCGCGTCGCCGCTCGGCTTGGTGATCGCCTCGACCGAATCGGCAAGACACACCGGCCTCGCGCCCGCCACAACCAGCAGAACGCCCGCCCAAAACAGGACGCGCTCCTTGCCTCTTGCCCTCGCCCAGCAGAGTGATGAATCCGCCATAGCTCACGCTCGCTTCACAAAACCGTTGCGCGCTCGCGCACTCGAAACGACACCCTGCTTCCTTCCCCGCCGAGAGCCCGCAAAGACCCTCTAATAGAATATCGAACCGAACCGCAGACGCTGTGAGGGGATTCCGCAGGGGCGAATACGCGCGAGCTGCAGGCGCTGGCACAACGACGGCCGACCGGCGGGCAAGGCTCCTGGTGTCCTGCAAGTATTTGTAAGGCATGGACGTGCGGTCAACGGGCGGCGAGGCCCCCGCCCAAACGCCAAGCCCCAACCGCATCAACGGCACAACCGCAAAAAGGACACGCCGCCTTTTTTCACCCGACCCGCCGAGCGCGTCCGATAACCAAGCCGCCGGCAAACCGACGTCCACGCCATCACGGGCGTGCAGCCCTACGGCTTTAGATACAGGAAAAGGAAACTCAACCCCACGTACAGCGTCACGCCGATCGCCAGCGACCACCAGATTCCGATCCGATTGCACAGCATCACCACCGCCAGCACGTACATCAGCCACGGCGGAATCGTGTAGAGAAAGCCCTTGGCGTAGCTGATCACCGGCGCCTTGCCGCCCGCCTGGTAAATCAGAAAAAAAGTCAGGACGGTCATCGAAGGAAACTGGCTGACGAACGCCGCCAGAAACCCGTGCCCCCGCGCCCCCACCATCACCGTGCCGCTGACCACCAGCCCGCCGATGACAAAATACATGAGAAATTCGCCCATGGTTCGTTGTCCGCAAAAAAACACCGATTCGACAAACCAAAGGCCGTAATCATACCTCTTTCCCGCCCGCACTCAAGCCCATCTTGCCACGCGGCGCGAACAAGGCCGCGGAAGGCGGGAATCTCCGTCCTGCAACCGGAAGATGGTCGCCGCACGCCTCGTCTGACACAGCTGTCCACCGCCGCGCCCGCGCCGGTTCCTACGCCGGTTCAAGCTGCGGTTCGGCGGTCCGCCGGCGCCAGAACTCACCGACCCGCTCCGCC is a window encoding:
- a CDS encoding biotin/lipoyl-binding protein, whose protein sequence is MADSSLCWARARGKERVLFWAGVLLVVAGARPVCLADSVEAITKPSGDAALSFVRAGRVTQVLVKPGEAVGAGQVLVQLDDRAERAHLAQLKAQSESTHKLEMARAELIRKKEDLKRIEAAAKDNAASDLEVIYARVDLTIAELSLALAEFEHGQDKLKWEEAEILVGQMQLASLGDGIVEKILPEPGESVDELEAVVRVVVIDPLWIDVPVPLWRARGLRLSGVA
- a CDS encoding DUF3147 domain-containing protein, with protein sequence MGEFLMYFVIGGLVVSGTVMVGARGHGFLAAFVSQFPSMTVLTFFLIYQAGGKAPVISYAKGFLYTIPPWLMYVLAVVMLCNRIGIWWSLAIGVTLYVGLSFLFLYLKP